One Deinococcus sp. LM3 genomic region harbors:
- a CDS encoding 4'-phosphopantetheinyl transferase superfamily protein: MIIAVGHDLIEIDRIRRMLEREGRRAEKLFTPTELAYCARLSDPAPSLAARFAAKEAFQKVWPRPHGWRDVWVERTATPGGPFPFARPHLEFAPHIAQHMREQGWVAHLTLTHTREHASAVVVLEERPTPGT, from the coding sequence GTGATTATCGCCGTGGGCCACGACCTGATCGAGATCGACCGTATCCGGCGCATGCTGGAGCGCGAGGGCCGGCGGGCCGAGAAGCTGTTCACGCCCACGGAACTCGCGTACTGCGCGCGCCTGAGCGACCCGGCGCCCAGCCTCGCGGCGCGCTTCGCGGCCAAGGAGGCCTTCCAGAAGGTCTGGCCGCGCCCGCACGGCTGGCGGGACGTGTGGGTGGAGCGCACGGCCACGCCCGGCGGCCCCTTTCCGTTCGCGCGGCCGCACCTGGAATTCGCGCCGCACATCGCGCAGCACATGCGCGAGCAGGGCTGGGTGGCGCACCTGACGCTCACGCACACCCGCGAGCACGCGTCGGCGGTGGTGGTTCTCGAGGAGCGGCCCACGCCGGGAACTTGA
- a CDS encoding HepT-like ribonuclease domain-containing protein: MNAAQPLFPDVRLDTVAGRLRAAQPQWEATGVTRVRVFGSVARGEAGEASDIDLLIDFAPTSPRGLLDLMRARAVFERALGRRVDVVTEAALRPPLRGDILADAVDVQSVPERLPRSHREKRWRWRVFDLLRAIDRITDFTDGHTLATFERDERTQDAVLHGLARLGETTKFIPQSVQDTHPHLPWALLRDVRNLVSHDYFGIEVALVWHTARVELPALRPELQALAEGETVSGAAQ; the protein is encoded by the coding sequence ATGAACGCTGCCCAGCCGCTGTTTCCCGATGTTCGCCTCGACACGGTCGCCGGGCGTCTGCGGGCCGCGCAGCCGCAGTGGGAGGCGACCGGCGTGACGCGCGTGCGGGTATTCGGGTCGGTCGCGCGCGGCGAGGCGGGCGAGGCCAGCGACATTGACCTGCTGATCGACTTCGCGCCCACCTCGCCGCGCGGCCTGCTGGACCTGATGCGGGCGCGCGCCGTGTTCGAGCGGGCGCTGGGCCGCCGGGTGGACGTGGTGACGGAAGCGGCCCTGCGCCCCCCGCTGCGCGGCGACATCCTGGCCGACGCGGTGGACGTGCAGAGCGTCCCGGAGCGCCTGCCCCGCTCGCACCGTGAGAAACGCTGGCGCTGGCGGGTGTTCGACCTGCTGCGCGCCATCGACCGCATCACGGACTTCACGGACGGCCACACCCTGGCGACCTTCGAACGTGACGAACGGACCCAGGACGCCGTGCTGCACGGACTGGCGCGGCTGGGCGAGACCACCAAGTTCATTCCGCAGTCCGTGCAGGACACCCACCCGCACCTGCCGTGGGCGCTGCTGCGCGACGTGCGCAACCTCGTGTCGCACGACTACTTCGGGATCGAGGTGGCGCTCGTGTGGCACACGGCGCGCGTGGAACTCCCGGCGCTGCGCCCGGAGCTTCAGGCCCTCGCGGAAGGCGAGACGGTGTCCGGGGCCGCGCAGTAG
- a CDS encoding class I SAM-dependent RNA methyltransferase, with amino-acid sequence MSDALLTLEIEKLVAGGLGLARDESGVVLVRGALPGEQVTARVRAGKGVRQGQTVEVLRRSPARVDGPELPTADLAHATYEAQLDFKRAFVQEALSRIAKVQHGVAATVPSPEAWGYRNTAQYLVTPGGLAYRERRGSEPLVVQKDPLVMPQIQAVMDRIDPTLLDPATEVAFRASRLTGEVVAAVIGAGETRQYLRASDHLMEAGVVGVSLAQPAGKRFSAGVRLIAGESEIREQFGRVQVSVSATGFAQVNPQAAGLAYERAAELAGKGEHAVDLYGGAGAIGRHLAPNFRRVTVLDAAPEALARGRQDVAVSGESNVTFRSGDAARFSELGTDVIVVDPPRAGLEEGAREHINSSTADRLVYVSCDPATWARDVGDLVRRGWKLAEVIPHDFYPQTSHVEIVSVLNR; translated from the coding sequence ATGTCGGACGCTTTACTTACGCTGGAAATCGAGAAACTTGTTGCGGGGGGGCTGGGGCTCGCCCGGGATGAGTCCGGCGTGGTGCTGGTCCGCGGGGCGCTGCCCGGCGAGCAGGTCACGGCCCGCGTGCGCGCCGGGAAGGGCGTGCGCCAGGGCCAGACGGTCGAGGTGCTACGCCGCAGCCCCGCCCGCGTGGACGGCCCGGAACTGCCCACCGCCGACCTGGCGCACGCCACCTACGAGGCGCAACTGGACTTCAAGCGCGCCTTCGTGCAGGAGGCCCTGAGCCGCATCGCGAAGGTGCAGCACGGCGTGGCCGCCACCGTCCCCAGCCCCGAGGCCTGGGGGTACCGCAACACCGCGCAGTACCTCGTGACGCCCGGGGGCCTTGCGTACCGTGAGCGGCGCGGCAGCGAACCGCTGGTCGTGCAGAAGGACCCGCTGGTCATGCCGCAGATTCAGGCGGTCATGGACCGCATCGACCCCACGCTGCTGGACCCCGCCACCGAGGTCGCGTTCCGCGCCAGCCGCCTGACCGGCGAGGTCGTCGCGGCCGTGATCGGCGCGGGCGAAACCCGCCAGTACCTGCGCGCCAGCGACCACCTGATGGAAGCCGGCGTGGTCGGCGTGTCCCTGGCGCAACCTGCCGGGAAACGCTTCAGCGCCGGCGTGCGCCTGATCGCCGGGGAAAGCGAGATCCGCGAGCAGTTCGGGCGGGTGCAGGTCAGCGTGTCCGCCACGGGCTTCGCGCAGGTGAACCCGCAGGCCGCCGGACTGGCCTACGAACGGGCCGCCGAACTGGCCGGCAAGGGCGAGCACGCCGTGGACCTGTACGGCGGGGCCGGCGCGATCGGCCGTCACCTCGCCCCGAACTTCCGCCGCGTGACCGTGCTGGACGCCGCGCCCGAGGCGCTCGCCCGTGGCCGCCAGGACGTGGCCGTCAGCGGCGAGAGCAACGTCACCTTCCGCAGCGGCGACGCCGCCCGCTTCAGCGAACTGGGCACCGACGTGATCGTGGTGGACCCGCCCCGCGCCGGGCTGGAGGAGGGAGCGCGCGAGCACATCAACTCCAGCACCGCCGACCGCCTCGTGTACGTGTCCTGCGACCCGGCCACCTGGGCGCGCGACGTGGGCGACCTCGTGCGGCGCGGCTGGAAACTCGCGGAAGTCATCCCGCACGACTTCTACCCGCAGACCAGTCACGTGGAGATCGTCAGCGTCCTGAACCGCTGA
- a CDS encoding transposase yields MFESTEDLQRRARNAPDGAFLAIDFVMVPHAGRTMEGVNYHYSGQAQTRLGHQFTSAALVRFGEDPVPLLERFKVSQALHTERYPYRTATQEMIHVVQDCLTAGVPMAGLLLDGEFGRDAAVTFSRQHQIPVLIRAKANMTVQFEGESLTLNALSKQFPPDRCHLYAEFGWRVRRLPVVREVGGFDVLIVWRKVHGEWTRFFLFSTFGSDVTVRSLLRAWKARWGIEVIHRFFKQNLGLGRCHCRTIQAQENWVWCVVEAFHAVLRVRREVPGVTWRAAQQQAALNAEKYVLTGLEQDEPLLEAA; encoded by the coding sequence TTGTTCGAATCGACAGAAGACCTCCAGCGCCGCGCCAGGAACGCGCCGGACGGCGCGTTCCTGGCCATTGATTTCGTCATGGTGCCCCACGCCGGACGGACGATGGAAGGCGTGAACTACCACTACAGCGGTCAGGCCCAGACCCGCCTCGGTCATCAGTTCACCTCGGCGGCCCTGGTCAGGTTCGGTGAAGATCCAGTTCCGTTGCTGGAGCGCTTCAAAGTGTCACAGGCCCTGCATACAGAGCGCTATCCGTACCGTACAGCGACTCAGGAAATGATCCACGTCGTCCAGGATTGCCTCACGGCCGGCGTCCCCATGGCGGGTCTTCTGCTGGATGGAGAGTTCGGGAGGGACGCGGCCGTGACCTTCAGTCGCCAGCATCAGATTCCAGTCCTGATCCGTGCCAAAGCCAATATGACGGTGCAGTTCGAGGGTGAGTCCCTCACCCTCAATGCGCTGAGCAAACAATTCCCTCCAGACCGCTGTCACCTGTACGCGGAGTTCGGGTGGCGTGTCCGCCGATTGCCGGTCGTCCGTGAGGTCGGTGGGTTCGATGTCCTGATCGTGTGGCGCAAGGTTCACGGTGAGTGGACGCGCTTTTTCCTGTTCAGCACGTTTGGCAGTGACGTCACGGTTCGCTCGCTGCTGCGGGCCTGGAAGGCCCGCTGGGGGATTGAGGTGATTCACCGGTTCTTCAAGCAGAACCTGGGGCTGGGACGTTGTCATTGCCGAACCATCCAGGCGCAGGAGAACTGGGTGTGGTGCGTGGTGGAGGCCTTTCACGCGGTCTTACGGGTGCGTCGGGAAGTACCGGGAGTGACGTGGAGGGCCGCACAACAGCAGGCAGCTCTGAATGCGGAAAAGTACGTCCTGACCGGCCTTGAGCAGGATGAACCCCTGCTTGAGGCCGCGTG
- the speA gene encoding biosynthetic arginine decarboxylase → MTTPSSFSTTDAAELYQVPNWSGGWFRVSDKGQVEVTPSPGLHVPLRSIVDEIVDRGESLPVILRFPQVITGRVKHLNESFQAAIQEYGYTGHYQGVFPIKVNQRRAVVEAVASAGYDFAHGLEAGSKAELALCLAQKMHPDALLCCNGFKDDGFIKLALWGRTLGKNVVITIEKYSELDRILKQAKALGVRPAMGVRFKLHARGSGQWEESGGDQAKFGLNAYELLRVVERLREEDMLDTLVMLHTHIGSQITDIRRVKVAVREATQTYAGLIAAGAQLKYLNVGGGLGVDYDGSKTTFYASMNYTVREYAADIVYTVQEVCKARSVPEPVIVSESGRALTAHHAVLILPVVDVTGPTRDLEDLAPADENSHQIVKDMEEILANITARNYRESYNDAVGDKQTLHNLFDLGYVTLPDRARGEALFNAILRRIAKLIQNEKYVPDELEDLQKVLADKFICNFSLFQSLPDNWAIQALFPIVPLDRLNEKPTRQATIVDITCDSDGKIEKFIDLRDVKATLPLHEPGDRPYYLGVFLMGAYQDVLGSAHNLFGKVSEAHVTVRPGGKYHIDLFVRGQKARRMIESMGYEEPMLRDAIEDQADAAIKAKTLTSEQEHELLEDYGEELLGYTYLEYEN, encoded by the coding sequence ATGACGACACCCAGCAGTTTTTCCACCACCGACGCCGCCGAGCTCTACCAGGTTCCCAACTGGTCCGGCGGCTGGTTCCGCGTGTCCGACAAGGGACAGGTCGAGGTCACGCCCAGCCCCGGCCTGCACGTCCCGCTGCGCTCGATCGTGGACGAGATCGTGGACCGCGGCGAGAGCCTGCCGGTCATCCTGCGCTTTCCGCAGGTCATCACGGGCCGCGTCAAGCACCTGAACGAGTCCTTCCAGGCGGCCATCCAGGAGTACGGGTACACCGGTCACTACCAGGGCGTGTTCCCGATCAAGGTCAACCAGCGCCGCGCGGTCGTCGAGGCCGTCGCGTCGGCCGGGTACGACTTCGCGCACGGGCTGGAGGCCGGTTCCAAGGCCGAACTGGCGCTGTGCCTCGCGCAGAAGATGCACCCGGACGCCCTGCTGTGCTGCAACGGCTTCAAGGACGACGGCTTCATCAAGCTGGCCCTGTGGGGCCGCACGCTCGGCAAGAACGTGGTCATCACCATCGAGAAGTACAGCGAACTCGACCGGATCCTCAAGCAGGCCAAGGCGCTCGGCGTTCGCCCGGCCATGGGGGTGCGCTTCAAGCTGCACGCGCGCGGTAGTGGCCAGTGGGAGGAGAGCGGCGGGGATCAGGCGAAGTTCGGCCTGAACGCCTACGAACTGCTGCGCGTCGTCGAACGCCTGCGCGAAGAGGACATGCTGGACACGCTGGTGATGCTGCACACCCACATCGGGTCGCAGATCACCGACATCCGCCGCGTGAAGGTCGCCGTGCGCGAGGCCACCCAGACGTACGCCGGTCTGATCGCCGCCGGCGCGCAACTGAAGTACCTGAACGTGGGCGGCGGCCTGGGCGTCGACTACGACGGCTCCAAGACCACCTTCTACGCCAGCATGAACTACACCGTCCGCGAGTACGCCGCCGACATCGTGTACACCGTGCAGGAGGTCTGCAAGGCCCGCTCGGTGCCGGAACCCGTGATCGTCTCCGAGTCCGGCCGGGCGCTGACCGCGCACCACGCCGTGCTGATCCTGCCGGTCGTGGACGTGACCGGCCCCACCCGCGACCTCGAGGACCTCGCCCCGGCCGACGAGAACAGCCACCAGATCGTCAAGGACATGGAAGAGATCCTGGCGAACATCACGGCCCGCAACTACCGCGAGTCGTACAACGACGCGGTCGGCGACAAGCAGACGCTGCACAACCTGTTCGATCTGGGCTACGTGACCCTGCCGGACCGGGCGCGCGGTGAGGCGCTGTTCAACGCCATCCTGCGCCGCATCGCCAAACTCATCCAGAACGAGAAGTATGTCCCGGACGAACTGGAAGACCTGCAGAAAGTCCTGGCGGACAAGTTCATCTGCAACTTCTCGCTGTTCCAGAGCCTTCCGGACAACTGGGCCATTCAGGCGCTGTTCCCGATTGTGCCGCTCGACCGCCTGAACGAGAAACCCACCCGGCAGGCGACCATCGTGGACATCACCTGCGACAGCGACGGCAAGATCGAGAAGTTCATCGACCTGCGCGACGTGAAAGCCACCCTGCCGCTGCACGAACCCGGCGACCGCCCCTACTACCTGGGCGTGTTCCTGATGGGCGCGTACCAGGACGTGCTGGGCAGCGCACACAACCTGTTCGGCAAGGTCAGCGAGGCCCACGTCACCGTGCGCCCCGGCGGGAAGTACCACATCGACCTGTTCGTGCGCGGCCAGAAGGCGCGGCGCATGATCGAATCGATGGGCTACGAGGAACCCATGCTGCGCGACGCCATCGAGGACCAGGCCGACGCCGCCATCAAGGCGAAGACCCTGACCAGCGAGCAGGAACACGAACTGCTCGAGGATTACGGCGAGGAACTGCTGGGCTACACGTACCTGGAGTACGAGAACTGA